In bacterium, one DNA window encodes the following:
- a CDS encoding alpha-amylase family glycosyl hydrolase translates to MNTIKPGEIKNPLADNAHWMEDPLWFKDAVIYELHIKAFFDSDNNGTGDFTGLIQKLDYLQDLGVNTLWLLPFYPSPMRDDGYDISDYRNIHPEYGTMANFKQFVKEAHRRGLKVITEMVINHTSDQHPWFQAARRAPEGSSKRNYY, encoded by the coding sequence ATGAACACAATAAAACCCGGCGAGATAAAAAACCCGCTCGCGGACAACGCACATTGGATGGAAGACCCGCTCTGGTTTAAAGATGCCGTTATTTACGAACTGCACATCAAGGCTTTTTTTGACAGCGACAATAACGGCACCGGGGATTTTACCGGGTTAATCCAGAAGCTCGATTATCTCCAGGATTTAGGGGTGAACACGCTGTGGCTGTTACCCTTCTACCCCTCGCCGATGCGCGACGACGGTTATGACATCTCCGACTATCGCAACATCCATCCCGAGTACGGCACCATGGCCAATTTCAAGCAGTTCGTGAAGGAAGCCCACCGCCGCGGTCTCAAGGTTATCACCGAGATGGTCATTAATCACACCTCCGACCAGCATCCCTGGTTTCAGGCGGCGCGCCGCGCACCGGAGGGTTCCAGCAAGCGGAATTACTAC